From a single Lolium rigidum isolate FL_2022 chromosome 7, APGP_CSIRO_Lrig_0.1, whole genome shotgun sequence genomic region:
- the LOC124675446 gene encoding protein-L-isoaspartate O-methyltransferase-like has product MSLAVASASASPSALLPSPTTAARRRFLHHLLAAPPRPPSLRRCSPYHWMAQFWTEGSLEKNNALVEYLKQYGAVTTDQVAEVMETIDRALFVPKGFTPYIDSPIPIGYNATISAPHMHATCLELLKDRLQPGMRALDVGSGSGYLTACFAMMVGPEGHAVGIEHIPELVVASTENVERSAAAPLLKEGSLSFHVSDGRLGWPDAAPYDAIHVGAAAPEIPQPLLEQLKPGGRMVIPVGTYSQDLQVIDKNTDGSTSVRNDASVRYVPLTSRSAQLQDQ; this is encoded by the exons ATGTCACTCGCCGTCGCGTCCGCCTCTGCGTCCCCGTCGGCCCTCTTGCCGTCGCCAACCACGGCCGCCCGCCGCCgattcctccaccacctcctcgccGCGCCCCCGAGGCCGCCGTCTCTGCGGCGCTGCTCCCCGTACCACTGGATGGCG CAATTTTGGACTGAAGGATCACTGGAGAAGAACAATGCTCTGGTTGAGTACCTGAAGCAGTATGGTGCTGTTACAACGGATCAAGTGGCAGAAGTAATGGAAACTATCGACAGAGCGTTGTTTGTACCAAAAGGCTTTACCCCTTACATTGACAGTCCTATTCCTATTGGTTACAATGCAACAATATCTGCCCCTCACATGCATGCAACATGCTTAGAACTGTTGAAGGATCGTTTGCAGCCAGGAATGCGTGCCCTCGACGTTGGATCAG GCAGTGGCTACTTGACAGCTTGTTTTGCAATGATGGTTGGACCAGAAGGGCATGCGGTGGGGATTGAACATATTCCTGAACTTGTTGTTGCCTCTACTGAAAATGTGGAAAGGAGTGCCGCAGCTCCACTACTGAAGGAGGGTTCGCTTTCTTTTCATGTTTCAG ATGGAAGGCTTGGCTGGCCGGACGCGGCGCCATACGATGCGATTCATGTGGGCGCGGCGGCACCTGAGATCCCTCAGCCGCTGCTCGAGCAGCTGAAGCCTGGAGGGCGGATGGTGATTCCCGTCGGAACCTACTCGCAGGACCTGCAAGTGATTGATAAGAACACTGACGGATCGACCAGCGTTCGGAACGATGCCTCCGTGCGCTATGTCCCTCTAACCAGTCGCTCTGCACAGCTGCAGGACCAGTGA
- the LOC124669634 gene encoding protein MHF2 homolog, translated as MEDEPEREGRGETFSPDLIHAIFKHVWSRRPERGGGVDEAIEVEPAPETSRRSRSTTANASALQVSCELLRMFVAEAVQRCAVIAEAEGTTIIEPTHLERVLPQLLLDF; from the exons ATGGAAGATGAACCGGAGCGCGAGGGACGCGGCGAGACCTTCAGTCCG GATCTGATCCACGCCATATTCAAGCACGTGTGGAGCCGCCGGCCCGAGCGGGGCGGAGGCGTCGACGAGGCCATAGAAGTCGAG CCTGCACCGGAGACGTCAAGGAGGAGCAGGAGTACTACTG CCAATGCAAGTGCGCTTCAAGTGAGctgtgaacttcttcggatgttcGTCGCAG AGGCTGTTCAGCGTTGTGCTGTGATTGCTGAAGCCGAGGGGACGACCATAATCGAGCCCACCCACCTAGAGCGAGTTTTGCCACAGCTTCTTCTGGACTTCTGA
- the LOC124671848 gene encoding formin-like protein 4, producing the protein MPHSLATLVLILASLLLPTAALADDSVRRVLHEPLFPIQWTPPPGFSSNPDNGGPALLPPPPPPPNTVTADASSPTGPAPRVRGGGGGTPKAAIVVASAAAAAFLALLAFAAAFLLTGRLSRHPVQPHNAPVPTRPATVSEGHAPAGSSTVSRYRSDRARRGICRDVDTVPSPELRPLPPLRRGSSDEEAAGYYTPGQLSASAGSGGGTGTWSEASASSPRTTTASRRSLPSLTSDFFSGTPAAAPASSFAAAPPPAPPAPRSRRTQPRTRFSATDTMPSNPLPTPPPPPPQPQNTVPKPPPPPPSAMHRSLKPVNPPTTIAVRAAPVTATIEDNVHAGGSMSMPTRTHDDDDEARPKMKPLHWDKVPASSDDRDMVWDRLKSNSFQLDEDTIDVLFMNKATAAPPPPRKAGMTQLRQQERVLEPNKAHNIAILLRALNVTLEELEDALLNGNAECLGAELLETLVKMAPTKEEEHKLRNFTGDLSKLGSAERFLKSVLDIPFAFKRVDAMLYQANFESEIIYLRKSFQTLEAACEDLKGSRLFLKLLEAVLRTGNRMNVGTNRGEAKAFKLDTLLKLADIKGTDGKTTVLHFVVQEIIRSEDEKSDRAAENHITNAAKDIQFRRHGLKVVSGLSSELGNVKKAATMDFDVLHGYVSKLQTGLGTINSVIRLEEQCTKGEKFFAAMRSFLKEAEQAIQQVRCEEKKALERVNEITNYFHGNTAKEEAHPLRIFMVVRDFVSILDRVCREVGQQDRTPVGSFRASATTVTPMLNVHRRDASSNEDS; encoded by the exons ATGCCTCACTCACTGGCAACGCTAGTGCTCATTCTCGCCTCGCTCCTCCTCCCGACCGCTGCACTCGCCGACGACAGCGTCCGGCGGGTGCTTCACGAGCCGCTCTTCCCCATTCAGTGGACACCGCCGCCGGGCTTCAGCTCCAACCCCGACAACGGCGGGCCGGCGCTGctgccaccgcctccgccgccgcccaacaCCGTCACCGCCGACGCCTCCTCACCCACAGGCCCCGCCCCGcgcgtccgcggcggcggcggaggcacccCAAAGGCCGCCATCGTcgtcgcgtccgccgccgccgcggccttccTCGCCCttctcgccttcgccgccgcGTTCCTCCTCACCGGCCGCCTCTCGCGCCACCCGGTCCAGCCACACAACGCGCCCGTGCCGACGCGCCCTGCCACCGTCTCGGAGGGCCATGCACCTGCTGGCTCCTCGACGGTCTCCCGCTACCGCAGCGACCGCGCGCGCCGGGGCATTTGCCGCGACGTCGACACCGTCCCGAGCCCGGAGCTCCGCCCGCTCCCGCCGCTGCGCCGAGGCTCGTCCGACGAGGAAGCGGCCGGGTACTACACTCCAGGACAGCTCTCCGCCTCTGCCGGGTCCGGCGGAGGGACCGGGACGTGGAGCGAGGCCAGCGCGTCCAGCCCgcgcaccaccaccgcctcccgccgcagcctccccagcctcaccagcgacTTCTTCTCCGggacgccggccgccgcccccgcctctTCTTTCGCCGCTGCGCCCCCTCCCGCCCCTCCCGCGCCACGGTCTCGCCGCACACAGCCGCGCACCCGCTTCTCTGCCACCGATACGATGCCTTCCAACCCTCTTCCCAcgccccctcctccaccaccgcaaCCCCAAAACACAGTCCCAaaacctccaccgccgccgccatcagcTATGCACCGCTCACTCAAACCGGTTAACCCTCCCACCACCATCGCGGTGCGTGCGGCGCCTGTCACGGCGACGATCGAGGACAATGTCCACGCCGGTGGCAGCATGTCAATGCCAACACGGAcgcacgacgacgatgacgaagcccgaccgaagatgaagccactgcACTGGGACAAGGTCCCCGCGAGCTCTGACGACCGTGACATGGTCTGGGATCGGCTCAAGTCCAACTCCTTCCA GTTGGATGAGGACACGATCGACGTGCTCTTCATGAACAAGGCgacagccgcgccgccgccgccgaggaaagCTGGCATGACGCAGCTCAGGCAACAGGAGAGGGTCCTTGAGCCCAACAAGGCGCACAACATTGCCATCCTGCTGCGTGCGCTCAATGTCACGCTCGAGGAGCTCGAGGATGCACTTCTAAATG GTAATGCTGAATGTTTGGGGGCAGAACTTTTGGAGACCTTAGTAAAGATGGCTCCCACGAAAGAGGAAGAACATAAACTGCGAAACTTCACCGGGGACTTATCAAAACTTGGCTCGGCGGAGCGGTTTCTTAAATCAGTTCTTGATATACCTTTCGCCTTCAAACGAGTTGATGCCATGCTGTACCAAGCAAATTTTGAGAGCGAAATAATTTACCTCAGAAAATCTTTTCAAACACTTGAG GCAGCTTGTGAAGATTTAAAAGGCAGCAGATTGTTCCTAAAACTACTTGAAGCAGTGCTGAGAACCGGGAACCGAATGAATGTTGGCACAAATCGTGGCGAGGCAAAAGCTTTCAAACTAGACACCCTCCTTAAACTAGCAGACATCAAAGGCACCGACGGCAAAACCACCGTGCTACACTTTGTAGTCCAAGAAATCATCCGCTCAGAAGACGAAAAATCCGACAGAGCTGCAGAAAACCACATCACAAACGCCGCAAAAGATATACAGTTTCGCAGGCATGGCCTGAAGGTCGTGTCTGGGCTGAGCAGCGAGCTAGGGAACGTCAAGAAAGCGGCAACCATGGATTTCGACGTGCTGCACGGCTACGTGTCCAAGCTCCAAACCGGTCTTGGAACAATAAACTCGGTCATCCGGCTCGAGGAGCAGTGCACGAAGGGGGAGAAGTTTTTCGCGGCGATGCGTAGTTTTCTGAAGGAAGCTGAGCAGGCGATCCAGCAGGTCAGGTGtgaggagaagaaggctctggagAGAGTGAATGAGATCACCAACTACTTCCATGGCAACACGGCGAAAGAGGAAGCGCACCCTCTGAGGATCTTCATGGTGGTGAGGGACTTCGTTTCCATTCTGGATCGTGTCTGCAGGGAAGTTGGCCAGCAGGACAGGACGCCTGTTGGGTCTTTCCGTGCCTCGGCGACTACCGTGACTCCGATGTTGAATGTGCATCGAAGAGACGCCAGCTCCAACGAGGATAGCTGA